In Candidatus Korarchaeota archaeon NZ13-K, a genomic segment contains:
- a CDS encoding superoxide reductase → MEMFRTQDWRTEKHVPVIEVVERKDNTFTVRVTVGKEIPHPNTTEHHIRWISLYFWPENDPYPFEIGRADFNAHGESVQGPNTSGVYTEPIAYFTFKVAKPGKLVAFSYCNIHGLWRNEEDLKL, encoded by the coding sequence ATGGAGATGTTCAGGACCCAGGACTGGAGGACCGAGAAGCACGTCCCGGTCATAGAGGTGGTGGAGAGGAAGGATAACACCTTCACGGTCAGGGTCACTGTTGGCAAGGAGATACCCCATCCGAACACGACGGAGCACCACATAAGGTGGATCTCCCTCTACTTCTGGCCGGAGAACGATCCCTATCCGTTCGAGATAGGGAGGGCCGATTTCAACGCCCACGGGGAGTCCGTGCAGGGACCGAACACTAGCGGCGTTTACACCGAGCCCATAGCTTACTTCACCTTCAAGGTGGCCAAGCCAGGGAAGCTGGTGGCCTTCAGCTACTGCAACATCCACGGCCTCTGGAGGAACGAGGAGGATCTCAAACTCTGA